The genomic stretch CGCATTGGATAAAATGGCAGACTCTCTCGCCCTGTCTATCTCTTTCAGTGACATAGATAGAAGGTGGATTGCTATTTTTGCACTCACTTTATACGCGACAAGCGGCTTATCGGAAATATTCAGAGGCGCGTTAGCTTCGATCCCAAAAGGACAGACTGATGCAGCCTATTCTGTTGGCTTGACTAACTTACAGGTTTTACGAAGAGTGATGATTCCGCAAGTCATTCCGCTGGCATTGCCTTTAGTGAATAATATGCTAATCAGTTTAATTAAAGCTTCTTCTCTTGTCTCGATGGTATCTGTCGTAGATATTCTCAATGGTGCGGTAATTGAAGCAAATGTAAATTATCGTTATCTGGAAGCATATGTAGCCGTGTCGATCATTTATTGGGGAGTATGTGCGTCTATCGAAGCAGTAACGGCAGGATACGAGAAATACGCACATAGAAGCAGAAGGAGACAGTTTGCATGATAGAAATTAAGAATATATCCAAATCCTTCGGTAAAAACGCTATCTTAAAGGGAATGAACGTGAGAATCGACAAAGGAGAAGTAGTAGTGATAGTAGGACCGAGCGGCTCCGGAAAATCCACGTTCTTAAGATGCATCAACTTCCTGGAAAGAGCTGATGCAGGAGAAATCAG from Terribacillus sp. DMT04 encodes the following:
- a CDS encoding ABC transporter permease subunit yields the protein MDFDFAFMLEAFVAALHYLPTTLLLGFLPLLFGSVIGLGIALIRHYKIPILAVFFKWFVTIFKAIPVVLILLVSYLVFSDALDKMADSLALSISFSDIDRRWIAIFALTLYATSGLSEIFRGALASIPKGQTDAAYSVGLTNLQVLRRVMIPQVIPLALPLVNNMLISLIKASSLVSMVSVVDILNGAVIEANVNYRYLEAYVAVSIIYWGVCASIEAVTAGYEKYAHRSRRRQFA